One Lactobacillus crispatus DNA segment encodes these proteins:
- the acpP gene encoding acyl carrier protein, which translates to MSEEEIFNKIKDMIADNFDVDKDKITENTNFMDDLDADSIDLVEFILQLEDEFGAEIPDDEAEKIKTIGDAVSYIKSHQG; encoded by the coding sequence ATGTCAGAAGAAGAAATTTTTAATAAAATCAAGGACATGATCGCTGATAATTTTGATGTTGATAAAGACAAGATTACTGAAAACACTAATTTTATGGACGATTTAGATGCTGATTCAATTGATTTGGTTGAATTTATTTTGCAATTGGAAGATGAATTTGGCGCAGAAATTCCTGACGATGAAGCTGAAAAAATTAAAACAATTGGTGATGCTGTTTCATATATTAAGTCTCATCAAGGATAA
- a CDS encoding thiamine diphosphokinase, producing MKAYALLGGPTELWPEDIEEKLAQADLVIGVDRGALFLEELGIIPDVAVGDFDSLHENDLSQIESNVQDIRYSNPVKDWTDSELMLQIAFEDYHVDELVIFGATGGRLDHFLINLLMLLNPEMRLYAKKVTLIDQQNLICFFNAGTHVVEKRKNYSYIGFAALTAIEDFNIIGARYELKHYSGNYPRVFSSNEFLPNSNEFRISLQNGMIAAIYSKDINRFHDL from the coding sequence ATGAAAGCATATGCATTGTTGGGCGGTCCAACTGAATTGTGGCCTGAAGATATTGAAGAAAAGCTGGCTCAAGCTGATTTAGTTATTGGGGTTGATCGTGGTGCCTTGTTTTTAGAAGAACTGGGAATAATACCTGATGTGGCAGTAGGTGACTTTGATTCTTTACACGAAAATGACTTAAGCCAAATAGAAAGTAATGTTCAAGACATTCGTTATTCTAATCCTGTCAAGGATTGGACTGATTCTGAGCTAATGTTACAGATTGCTTTTGAAGATTATCATGTGGATGAATTAGTGATTTTTGGTGCTACAGGTGGAAGATTGGATCATTTTTTGATCAATCTATTAATGTTGCTAAATCCTGAAATGAGATTATATGCGAAAAAAGTAACGTTGATTGACCAACAAAATCTAATTTGCTTTTTTAATGCAGGCACGCATGTTGTTGAAAAAAGAAAAAATTACTCTTATATTGGTTTTGCAGCTTTAACAGCAATCGAAGATTTTAATATTATCGGTGCAAGATATGAGTTGAAGCACTATTCTGGGAACTATCCTCGTGTTTTTTCATCAAATGAATTTTTGCCTAATAGTAATGAATTCAGGATTAGCTTGCAAAATGGTATGATTGCAGCAATTTATTCTAAAGATATTAATCGTTTTCATGATTTATAG
- the rpmB gene encoding 50S ribosomal protein L28: protein MAKDYVTGKKTTFGNKRSHSLNSTRRAWKPNLQKVRILVDGKPKRVWVSTKALKSGKVTRA from the coding sequence ATGGCAAAAGATTACGTAACAGGTAAGAAGACTACATTCGGTAACAAACGTTCACACTCATTGAACTCAACTCGTCGTGCTTGGAAGCCAAACCTTCAAAAAGTTCGCATTCTTGTTGACGGTAAGCCAAAGCGCGTATGGGTTTCAACCAAGGCTTTAAAGTCTGGTAAAGTTACTCGTGCCTAA
- the pknB gene encoding Stk1 family PASTA domain-containing Ser/Thr kinase, with amino-acid sequence MIDKGYLLGERYRIIDTLGEGGMANVYLAEDIILQRKVAVKILRLDLQNEPQTQARFQREALATSELSHPNIVSVLDVGTDHGLPYMVMEYVDGPNLKEYIQKNSPLDLNEIIRIMDQILSAVALAHKHNVIHRDLKPQNILMDKRGNIKIADFGIAVALNQSSITQTNSVMGSVHYMSPEQTRGGMVTKQSDIYSLGIILYELITGTVPFNGDTPVAIALKHAQEPIPSIRKKDSSVPQALENVVLKATAKDPRDRYATAQEMKADLDSSLDPERADEPVFVPYHGNNDDKTIVLPGFKPQKEEKEVVEPAKTESVESSKPVKKKTFLQNVKSHKWWWLISIIAAGLIIFMMIFALSGAGNKRQDVNIPDVTNIAEKAAESKLEAAGLQVGKIIRRQSDDIKKGRVIATKPTAGNSLERGKSVDLIVSSGSSMVKVPNMVGKNYDEAAEKLENMGFNVVREDQYSNKVDENQVISQSIAAGVEVKPTQTTITLIVSRGKQARSHSNMVTLKDLSNYSLKSAQDYAKEHGLTLQINQEYSDDVEKGLVISMEPGPGTKVERGSTVTIKVSKGPKEDKETTVTKTFTVNYVGDDLSKSEKPDNDKGSNDSESESVNGKGDHVQIYIKDDDHSLNNIYRDLYIKHDMSFSIPFNIREGSGQLKVVRNGDTVLNEKVTK; translated from the coding sequence GTGATCGATAAAGGTTATCTGCTTGGGGAACGTTACCGCATCATCGATACCTTAGGTGAAGGCGGAATGGCCAATGTCTATCTAGCGGAAGATATTATCCTGCAACGTAAGGTGGCAGTTAAAATTTTACGCCTTGATTTGCAGAATGAACCGCAAACCCAAGCTCGTTTTCAAAGAGAGGCATTAGCTACAAGTGAATTAAGTCATCCTAATATTGTTTCTGTACTTGATGTAGGTACCGATCATGGTTTGCCATACATGGTAATGGAGTATGTTGATGGTCCTAATCTAAAAGAATATATTCAAAAAAATTCACCTTTGGATTTAAATGAAATTATTCGAATTATGGATCAGATATTGAGTGCAGTTGCATTAGCTCATAAGCACAATGTTATTCATCGTGATCTAAAACCACAGAATATTTTGATGGATAAGCGCGGCAATATTAAAATAGCTGATTTCGGAATTGCCGTTGCTTTGAATCAAAGCTCGATTACACAAACTAATTCAGTAATGGGTTCAGTTCATTATATGTCTCCTGAGCAAACGCGTGGCGGAATGGTTACTAAACAATCTGACATCTATTCCTTGGGAATAATTTTATATGAATTGATCACAGGAACTGTTCCGTTTAACGGTGATACACCAGTGGCAATTGCACTGAAGCATGCGCAAGAACCAATTCCTTCAATTCGCAAGAAAGATTCAAGTGTACCACAGGCGCTGGAAAATGTTGTTTTAAAGGCAACCGCGAAAGATCCACGAGATAGATATGCTACAGCTCAGGAAATGAAAGCAGATTTGGATAGTAGCTTGGATCCTGAACGGGCAGATGAACCGGTTTTTGTACCATATCATGGTAATAACGATGATAAAACAATTGTATTGCCTGGATTTAAGCCACAAAAGGAAGAAAAAGAAGTGGTGGAGCCAGCAAAAACCGAATCAGTAGAATCAAGCAAGCCAGTAAAGAAAAAGACTTTTTTACAGAATGTCAAAAGTCACAAATGGTGGTGGCTGATCTCAATTATTGCCGCGGGTTTAATCATTTTTATGATGATTTTCGCTTTAAGTGGTGCTGGAAATAAACGACAGGATGTTAATATTCCTGATGTAACTAATATTGCAGAAAAAGCAGCTGAGAGTAAACTTGAAGCAGCAGGCTTACAGGTTGGAAAAATTATTAGGCGACAGTCAGATGATATAAAAAAAGGCCGGGTTATTGCGACAAAACCAACTGCAGGCAATAGTCTAGAGCGGGGAAAGAGCGTTGATTTAATTGTTTCCAGCGGTTCTAGCATGGTTAAAGTTCCTAATATGGTTGGGAAGAACTATGACGAAGCGGCAGAAAAATTAGAAAATATGGGCTTTAATGTAGTTAGAGAGGACCAATATTCTAATAAAGTTGACGAAAATCAAGTTATTTCTCAAAGCATTGCTGCAGGTGTAGAGGTTAAGCCGACGCAGACTACAATTACGTTGATAGTTTCACGTGGCAAGCAGGCTAGATCACATTCAAATATGGTTACCTTGAAAGACTTAAGTAATTATTCTTTGAAGAGTGCTCAAGACTATGCCAAAGAACATGGCCTGACTTTACAAATCAATCAAGAATATTCTGATGATGTTGAGAAGGGCTTAGTAATTTCGATGGAGCCAGGTCCGGGTACTAAGGTTGAGCGTGGTTCAACTGTTACCATCAAGGTCTCGAAAGGTCCAAAGGAAGACAAGGAAACTACTGTAACTAAGACCTTTACCGTTAACTATGTTGGTGATGATCTTTCTAAGAGTGAGAAGCCTGATAATGATAAAGGAAGCAATGACTCTGAGTCAGAATCCGTTAATGGCAAGGGTGATCATGTCCAGATCTATATTAAGGATGATGATCATTCCTTGAACAATATTTATCGTGACTTGTATATTAAGCATGATATGAGTTTTTCGATTCCATTTAACATTAGAGAAGGCAGTGGACAATTAAAGGTTGTGCGCAATGGCGATACAGTTTTGAATGAAAAGGTGACTAAATAA
- the rsgA gene encoding ribosome small subunit-dependent GTPase A, with product MKLAQGTVVGLIAGYYDVETAAGIVRTRARGVFRQKKQKPAVGDHVEIQIDDKGMSYLVKILPRINRIGRPAVANVSHVLLVISAVEPDFSVELLDRFLTFFSWQKVGVTIYLSKADLLSEAKLNTIKQALAYYQKIGYLVFTDYHEMQIQIPKMIEKNQIWTLAGQSGAGKSTLLNHLKKDANQATGAISTSLNRGKHTTRKVELFKLGAGFLADTPGFSSIDLTPIKLNELCNYFVEFKKASIHCKFRGCQHLQEPGCEVKKLLEAGKILASRYEDYLAMRTEISEGRIPEYLK from the coding sequence ATGAAACTAGCGCAAGGAACCGTCGTTGGTTTGATTGCTGGTTATTATGATGTAGAAACCGCTGCGGGTATCGTGAGAACGCGTGCTCGCGGCGTTTTTCGTCAAAAAAAGCAAAAACCAGCAGTTGGCGATCATGTGGAAATTCAGATAGATGATAAAGGAATGAGCTATCTGGTGAAAATTTTGCCGCGGATTAATCGAATTGGGCGACCAGCAGTTGCTAATGTAAGTCATGTTTTGTTAGTAATTTCTGCAGTAGAACCGGATTTTTCTGTAGAGCTGTTAGATCGTTTTTTGACTTTCTTTTCTTGGCAAAAAGTTGGTGTAACAATTTACTTGTCTAAAGCAGATTTGCTATCAGAAGCAAAGTTAAACACAATCAAGCAAGCTTTAGCATATTATCAAAAAATAGGTTATCTTGTTTTCACTGATTATCATGAAATGCAAATTCAGATTCCTAAAATGATTGAAAAAAATCAAATTTGGACTTTAGCAGGACAGTCAGGTGCTGGTAAGTCAACTTTGCTTAACCATTTAAAAAAAGATGCTAATCAAGCGACTGGTGCGATATCAACTAGCTTGAATCGTGGGAAACATACTACTAGAAAGGTCGAACTTTTTAAGTTAGGCGCGGGCTTTTTAGCAGATACGCCAGGTTTTTCGTCAATTGATTTGACACCAATCAAGTTGAATGAGTTATGTAATTACTTTGTTGAGTTTAAAAAGGCAAGTATTCACTGTAAGTTCCGCGGATGTCAGCATTTGCAGGAGCCAGGCTGTGAAGTAAAGAAGTTACTTGAAGCCGGAAAAATTCTGGCAAGTAGATATGAAGATTATTTGGCTATGCGGACTGAGATTAGTGAAGGTCGCATACCGGAATATTTAAAATAG
- a CDS encoding Asp23/Gls24 family envelope stress response protein: MAVKIKTKDGLIDISNGVIATVVGGAATSNYGVVGMASKNAIRDGFDGILNRANYKRGVVVKSEDNEITVDVYIIVGYGLKISEVSKNVQDSVKFNLKNQLGIDTKAVNVIVQSVKVLDE, from the coding sequence ATGGCTGTTAAGATCAAGACAAAAGATGGTTTGATTGATATTTCAAACGGTGTAATCGCAACTGTTGTTGGTGGCGCAGCTACGTCTAACTATGGCGTTGTAGGTATGGCATCAAAGAATGCCATTCGCGATGGATTTGACGGGATTCTTAATCGTGCCAATTATAAGCGCGGTGTTGTTGTCAAGTCAGAAGATAACGAAATTACGGTTGATGTGTACATTATTGTTGGTTATGGTTTGAAGATTTCTGAAGTAAGTAAGAATGTTCAAGATAGTGTTAAGTTCAATTTGAAGAATCAATTAGGAATAGACACTAAGGCCGTTAATGTCATTGTACAAAGCGTTAAGGTACTTGACGAATAA
- the recG gene encoding ATP-dependent DNA helicase RecG, which yields MIDNALFAPVTDLKGVGTKTTAALGSLGIYSIYDLLFYFPFRYDELQTLPLDQIMDGQKVMLKGIVATEAFVSSFGYKKTRLSFKMRIDHDVIMVNFFNQPWLKNKIEIGQEVAIYGKYNVARQSLTAFKFVAAKENDSGMAPIYPVNRHVKQKKLVDLINVAIDDFIDQVQDIVPEKLRQEYRLLKDQVIIEKMHHPKNSHEAELAKRSAIFREFFIFELQLALLTRNDGKQMGYAKKYDLTEIAQLTKSLPFELSDDQKHVVNEIFADMHSDGQMRRLLQGDVGSGKTVVAVYAIFAAITAGYQAALMVPTEILATQHFKKIDELLRPLGVRVALLTGNTKTLERREIYRELTDGTINVVIGTHALIQDSVIFKKLGLVIIDEQHRFGVGQRQALINKGDQPDILAMTATPIPRTLALTVYGDMTVSEIHHLPAGRKPIISTWKTSSQMKEVYRQMQEQLNQGFQIYAVTPLITESETLDLKNAEELHEKLSHDFPNHKVVLLHGQMPGAQKDEIMTAFAAGEIDILVTTSVIEVGVDVANANMMVIYNADRFGLSQLHQLRGRIGRGQTQSYCVFLADPKTDSGKARMKIIASTNDGFKLAEEDLKMRGEGDLFGKAQSGLPEFRVGDVVNNYDTLVVAQKEARALVAADPDLSDPGHKALKQVLEYKQLEQNRI from the coding sequence ATGATTGATAATGCATTATTTGCTCCTGTCACAGACTTAAAGGGTGTAGGGACAAAGACTACAGCTGCATTAGGAAGCTTAGGCATCTATAGTATTTATGATTTGCTTTTTTACTTTCCTTTTCGTTATGACGAATTACAAACATTACCGTTAGATCAAATCATGGATGGTCAAAAAGTAATGCTAAAGGGAATAGTAGCCACTGAAGCGTTTGTTAGTAGTTTTGGCTATAAGAAAACGCGCTTAAGTTTCAAGATGAGAATTGACCATGATGTGATCATGGTCAATTTTTTTAATCAGCCGTGGTTAAAAAATAAAATTGAGATCGGACAAGAAGTAGCTATTTATGGTAAATACAATGTTGCCCGGCAAAGTTTAACGGCCTTTAAATTCGTAGCAGCCAAAGAAAATGATAGTGGTATGGCGCCGATTTATCCGGTTAATCGACATGTTAAGCAAAAAAAATTAGTAGATCTAATTAATGTGGCTATTGACGATTTTATTGATCAAGTGCAGGATATTGTTCCGGAAAAGTTGCGGCAAGAATATCGTCTTTTAAAAGACCAAGTAATTATTGAAAAAATGCACCACCCTAAGAATAGTCATGAGGCTGAACTAGCTAAGAGAAGTGCAATTTTTCGTGAGTTTTTTATTTTTGAATTACAATTAGCTTTATTGACCCGTAATGATGGTAAACAAATGGGTTATGCAAAGAAATACGATCTGACAGAAATTGCTCAATTAACTAAATCTCTGCCATTTGAATTATCAGATGATCAAAAGCATGTGGTTAATGAAATCTTTGCTGATATGCATTCTGATGGTCAAATGCGGCGACTTTTGCAGGGTGATGTTGGTTCTGGAAAAACTGTTGTAGCCGTTTATGCGATTTTTGCAGCCATTACAGCTGGCTATCAGGCGGCTTTGATGGTGCCAACAGAAATTCTGGCAACTCAGCATTTCAAAAAAATCGATGAATTGTTGCGTCCTTTAGGTGTGCGAGTAGCTCTTTTAACAGGCAATACAAAAACACTGGAGCGGCGTGAGATCTACCGTGAATTAACTGATGGCACGATTAATGTGGTAATTGGCACTCATGCTTTAATTCAAGATAGTGTTATCTTTAAAAAATTAGGTCTAGTCATTATTGATGAGCAGCACCGTTTTGGTGTAGGACAACGACAAGCTTTGATTAATAAAGGCGATCAACCAGATATTTTGGCAATGACCGCTACGCCAATCCCGCGGACGCTGGCTTTGACAGTTTATGGTGATATGACAGTCTCTGAAATACATCATTTACCAGCCGGAAGAAAGCCAATTATTTCCACATGGAAAACAAGTAGTCAAATGAAGGAAGTCTATCGACAAATGCAAGAGCAGCTAAATCAAGGCTTTCAGATTTACGCTGTGACACCATTGATTACCGAGTCAGAGACGTTAGACTTAAAAAATGCAGAAGAATTGCATGAAAAATTAAGCCATGATTTTCCTAATCACAAGGTAGTCCTGCTTCATGGTCAAATGCCAGGTGCGCAAAAAGATGAGATTATGACTGCATTTGCAGCTGGTGAGATCGATATTTTAGTAACTACCAGTGTGATTGAAGTTGGAGTTGATGTGGCTAATGCCAATATGATGGTGATTTATAATGCTGATCGTTTTGGCTTAAGTCAATTGCACCAACTGCGTGGTCGAATTGGTCGAGGACAAACACAAAGTTATTGTGTCTTTCTAGCTGATCCTAAGACCGATTCAGGTAAAGCAAGAATGAAAATTATTGCGTCGACCAATGACGGCTTCAAATTAGCTGAAGAAGATTTAAAGATGCGCGGTGAAGGTGATTTGTTTGGTAAGGCTCAGTCAGGATTGCCAGAATTTCGTGTGGGTGATGTAGTAAATAACTACGATACATTGGTCGTTGCGCAAAAAGAAGCACGAGCTTTGGTTGCGGCTGATCCTGATTTATCAGATCCAGGACATAAGGCACTTAAGCAAGTGCTAGAATATAAGCAATTAGAGCAAAACAGAATTTAG
- the rpe gene encoding ribulose-phosphate 3-epimerase produces the protein MMIAPSILNANNIDLKNDIENAVQAGISRFHIDIMDGHFVPNLSFGPQLIKDFKREFPMTDAEIHLMSDAPDKLVPAFVSAGADLVELHYEAMDKPKLYYWFDYLASNGVDAALAISPDTPVEVVEPYLPLLKQVLVMTVKPGFGGQSFLPESVSRIKSVREIVGSDFDIEVDGGINDQTIKLAENAGANIFVVGSYLYENGDVGSQVHKLEKIIK, from the coding sequence ATGATGATTGCACCCTCAATTTTGAACGCAAATAATATTGATCTTAAAAATGATATTGAAAATGCAGTCCAGGCCGGAATTAGCCGTTTTCATATTGATATTATGGATGGACATTTTGTGCCTAATTTATCTTTTGGACCGCAACTAATCAAAGATTTCAAGCGTGAATTTCCGATGACAGATGCTGAAATTCACTTAATGAGTGATGCCCCAGATAAGTTGGTACCAGCTTTTGTTAGTGCAGGAGCAGATTTGGTCGAACTACACTATGAAGCAATGGACAAGCCTAAGTTATATTATTGGTTTGATTATTTAGCTTCTAATGGCGTTGATGCTGCTTTGGCAATTAGTCCAGATACACCAGTTGAAGTGGTTGAACCGTATTTGCCATTACTGAAACAAGTATTAGTAATGACGGTCAAGCCGGGATTTGGTGGACAGAGTTTTCTTCCTGAATCAGTTAGTCGAATTAAGTCAGTTAGAGAGATTGTCGGCTCTGATTTTGATATTGAGGTCGACGGCGGTATTAATGATCAGACTATTAAATTAGCTGAAAATGCTGGCGCTAATATATTTGTTGTTGGTTCATACTTGTATGAAAATGGTGATGTTGGCAGTCAAGTACATAAATTAGAAAAGATTATTAAGTAA
- a CDS encoding DAK2 domain-containing protein: MVLNEIDSKQFRDMVRVATHRIGKNAEFVNSLNVFPVPDGDTGTNMNLTIESGAKAVSENPSTSVSDLTESLAKGMLMGARGNSGVITSQLFRGFYKATQGMKTLTAQELANAFSNGVATAYKAVMKPVEGTILTVARVAAQAGATKANDTDDVTEVMKAVVEGAKKALKSTPDLLPVLKQVGVVDSGGQGLLFIYEGFLEGLMGENFADQYQPDENEMDEMINAMHHQSSVQSQLATQDIKNGYCTEIMVDLDADVPNKKKFDLEEFRKHLSGLGDSLLAVSDGEIAKVHVHTEHPGDVFQYGSQFGQLGKIKIDNMRIQHESIVDQDEEQQEAVDFAVIAVASGNGIRKLFESEGVNRIISGGQTMNPSTQDFIDAIKKSGAKKAIVLPNNGNIVMAAKQAAEVSDIPVGIVPTKTISQGLTAMLSFNPDASVDENVEAMTEDLDTVVSGEVTQATRDTEIDEVEIHKNDYLGIVDGKIKVDNADLIKTTVDMIEKMLDEDSEIITIMFGRDASEEQAQEVVEQLEAKHDDLEFEIHDGGQPVYHFLVSVE, from the coding sequence GTGGTTTTAAATGAGATAGATAGTAAGCAATTTAGAGATATGGTACGTGTTGCCACTCATCGAATTGGTAAAAATGCGGAGTTTGTTAACTCTTTGAATGTTTTCCCAGTTCCTGATGGTGATACTGGTACTAATATGAACTTAACCATTGAAAGTGGTGCTAAGGCTGTTTCGGAAAATCCAAGTACTAGTGTTAGTGATTTAACTGAAAGCTTGGCTAAAGGTATGCTAATGGGTGCCCGTGGTAACAGTGGGGTTATCACTTCACAATTATTCCGTGGCTTTTACAAGGCTACCCAAGGGATGAAGACCTTAACTGCACAGGAATTAGCAAATGCTTTTTCAAATGGTGTTGCTACTGCTTATAAGGCTGTAATGAAGCCAGTTGAAGGTACTATTCTTACTGTAGCTCGTGTTGCTGCACAAGCCGGTGCTACTAAGGCCAATGACACCGACGATGTAACTGAAGTAATGAAAGCTGTAGTTGAAGGTGCTAAGAAGGCTCTTAAGTCAACTCCAGATTTATTGCCTGTTTTGAAGCAAGTTGGTGTAGTTGACTCAGGTGGTCAAGGCCTTTTGTTTATCTATGAAGGCTTTTTGGAAGGCTTAATGGGTGAAAACTTTGCAGATCAATATCAACCTGACGAAAATGAAATGGATGAAATGATCAATGCAATGCACCACCAATCTTCAGTTCAAAGCCAATTGGCTACTCAAGATATTAAAAATGGTTACTGTACTGAAATCATGGTTGATCTTGATGCCGATGTGCCAAATAAAAAGAAGTTTGATTTGGAAGAATTTAGAAAGCACTTGTCTGGCTTGGGCGATTCATTATTAGCTGTTTCTGATGGTGAAATTGCTAAGGTTCACGTTCATACTGAACACCCTGGTGATGTTTTCCAATACGGTAGTCAGTTTGGTCAATTAGGCAAGATCAAGATTGATAACATGAGAATCCAACACGAAAGCATCGTTGACCAAGATGAAGAACAACAAGAAGCAGTTGATTTTGCAGTGATCGCAGTTGCTTCAGGTAACGGTATTCGTAAGTTGTTTGAAAGTGAAGGGGTAAATCGTATTATCTCGGGTGGGCAAACGATGAACCCATCAACTCAAGACTTTATTGATGCAATCAAGAAGTCTGGTGCGAAGAAAGCTATTGTCTTGCCAAACAACGGTAATATTGTTATGGCTGCTAAGCAGGCTGCTGAAGTTAGTGATATTCCGGTTGGTATTGTACCAACTAAGACTATTTCTCAGGGTTTAACCGCAATGCTTTCATTCAATCCAGATGCATCTGTTGATGAAAATGTGGAAGCTATGACAGAGGACTTAGATACGGTTGTTTCAGGTGAAGTTACTCAAGCTACCCGTGATACTGAAATCGATGAAGTAGAAATTCATAAGAATGACTACTTGGGAATTGTTGATGGCAAGATTAAGGTTGACAATGCTGATTTAATTAAGACTACTGTTGATATGATTGAAAAGATGCTGGATGAAGATTCAGAAATTATCACAATTATGTTTGGCCGTGATGCTAGTGAAGAGCAAGCACAAGAAGTAGTTGAACAACTTGAAGCCAAACATGATGATCTTGAATTTGAAATTCATGATGGTGGTCAACCTGTATATCACTTCTTAGTATCAGTTGAATAA
- the plsX gene encoding phosphate acyltransferase PlsX, with translation MRTIAIDAMGGENAPDAIVKAVLQAKTGMPETKFLLFGDKEALRKLIPEDQINDQLGVVPTTEVIADEDEPVKAIRKKKDSSMVVAANFVKEGKADALLSLGNTGALLACGIFIIGRIKGIVRPGLMPTLPVQNSDDGFNMVDVGANAKSKPEYLLQWAEMASYYAEKIRGIQNPRVMLLNNGAESDKGDDVHQKAYELLKESNLNFLGNIEGNELLLGKADVVVTDGFTGNAVLKNIEGTSSVLLHLLKDSLLNGGVMTKLGALMVKGSLSSLKSKFDTAKYGGAVLLGVNAPVVKTHGRSNERPIYFTLKQVDKMVKEKLVADFRDEFAEK, from the coding sequence ATGAGAACAATTGCAATTGATGCGATGGGTGGCGAAAATGCCCCAGATGCAATCGTTAAGGCGGTTTTACAAGCTAAAACTGGAATGCCTGAGACTAAATTTTTATTATTTGGTGATAAAGAAGCATTAAGAAAACTAATCCCTGAAGATCAAATTAATGATCAATTAGGAGTTGTACCTACAACAGAAGTTATTGCTGATGAAGATGAACCAGTTAAGGCAATCAGAAAAAAGAAAGACTCTTCAATGGTTGTGGCAGCTAACTTCGTTAAGGAAGGAAAAGCTGATGCGTTGCTTTCCTTAGGCAATACTGGTGCATTGCTTGCTTGTGGAATTTTTATTATTGGTCGAATCAAGGGGATTGTTCGTCCAGGTTTGATGCCTACTTTACCTGTTCAAAATAGTGACGATGGCTTCAATATGGTTGATGTTGGTGCTAATGCTAAGAGTAAGCCAGAATATCTTTTACAATGGGCCGAAATGGCTTCATACTATGCAGAAAAAATCCGTGGTATTCAAAATCCGCGAGTAATGCTCTTAAATAATGGAGCTGAAAGCGACAAGGGTGATGATGTTCACCAAAAGGCCTATGAATTGCTTAAAGAAAGTAATTTGAATTTCTTAGGTAATATTGAAGGTAATGAATTGCTATTAGGCAAGGCAGATGTGGTAGTAACCGATGGCTTTACCGGAAACGCTGTACTTAAGAACATTGAAGGAACCTCTAGCGTCTTGCTTCATTTATTAAAAGATAGTTTATTAAATGGCGGTGTAATGACCAAGTTAGGTGCCTTAATGGTGAAGGGCTCGTTATCAAGCTTAAAATCTAAATTTGATACGGCTAAATATGGCGGTGCAGTTTTACTAGGCGTTAATGCACCGGTAGTTAAAACCCACGGTAGATCAAATGAACGTCCAATTTATTTCACTCTTAAGCAAGTAGATAAAATGGTTAAAGAAAAACTTGTTGCAGATTTTAGAGACGAATTCGCTGAAAAATAG